Proteins encoded within one genomic window of Vespula vulgaris chromosome 16, iyVesVulg1.1, whole genome shotgun sequence:
- the LOC127069672 gene encoding protein still life, isoforms C/SIF type 2 isoform X8, which translates to MVEPRWAIKCMNSTLDLLSLSSSYTDLKTLYKQQSKKYYCLCRRHTISVISINEWKKLYWFNCKNVREKVNYGLGEGYYHKLLRIINGALNTWAQYYIDGLSVARRDIMFKINGTAKKNMKLLKEGCYCHYHPHITADACNADFLKKVMSDDDRMSLTTAVSDDDDGESVINSPYRGKQTGTAAASFNCTGAVRKAGFLSVKKWLLRKKHQIELARKRGWKGYWVCLKGTTLLFYPCDSQESRAMEAAPKHLIIVDGAIMQPIPEHPKRDYIFCLSTAFGDAYLFQAPCQVELENWVNSIHSACAAAFARHRGKTGTLHLLQEEIFRLEKAIESDHKMKHMADLQQSVVSDVETKQQINNQIVQWEENLERLHCEQFRLRCYMASLQSGELPNPKSLLTHVSRATKQTLNKLGVFTVSSFHAFICARSPSLLNNLLAGRGATKRRPPLLSRSNSGSSRRSLQISSRDEEKTVKVSVPDNQLVSVFLRDAMTVEEFLASACNRKNLNPMEHFVRVKKRRDMEDHNYFVPHRTDLIETYLHTHEIVEVCAKILYQVELQRNTLEQMWGFSVEAELIENSDRQDELCCYVSRVEDKSVAMQNGIIKGDEIMVINGAIVSDLDMMYLESVLQEEVGLCMMMRSSRTEPPDLTGIMRVTDDIIESLVCPPPPSDPPVISEEMISGLIVPAPGWSKESLMQECTTTSHIENGKQTSRTNSFEIENLLKTAEQVTGICRSPGETRKSSPTGSVVSSHSQALTPSRQLSDAEKLKKVILELIETERTYVKNLNNLLENYLEPLKRETFLSNAEINALFGNIQEIVTFQRQFLQNLDHAIEMEADFNSFDHPSQFKGVLFSIGSAFLYYVNHFKLYSSFCASHSKAQKVLHPNEGNQALQEFLQARNPRQQHSSTLESYLIKPIQRILKYPLLLQQLRNLTDERSEEHQHLIEALKGMEKVAEHINEMQRIHEEYGAIFDHLFRQHQKSCKQPIDLSPGDLLYYGGVEWLNISDFLGKIKKGLELHAMCFVFKSAVVFLCKERLRQKKKLMGVSTKANSSEVEIIRYQVLIPVTEVQVRASSAKDMESHFLWELIHLRSQLQRRSEKVYVLSNSTTEFRNAFLKTIRQIIRESVRNMSIPSTKQNLNQPPMTIAPRMSTGHVEKFEKQAVQVQGQNGNGNTIVTTGTLSKKAIKQQLLSNSHNAKRKYSHSKQSVEHESSEDKDMEEPVISQQQIIFRTRSKTISDTSGEVKVEMDSGTKSEGEEDSQAFLGEKKTNLGRTPNHLTLSTTSTISAGSTGSQARLIQSSHQPENYQPITVKELGSPIWKPRELPSLGEATTLPRKGKSASEFTDMTSSHSASRKSLIEISNCAQQSNFNNHV; encoded by the exons ATGGTAGAGCCGAGATGGGCGATCAAATGTATGAATAGTACCCTGGATCTGTTGAGTTTGAGTAGTAGCTATACGGATCTGAAGACGTTATATAAGCAACAGTCGAAGAAATATTACTGCCTTTGTCGTCGTCACACGATCAGCgtaatatcgataaatgaGTGGAAGAAATTGTATTGGTTCAATTGCAAGAACGTCCGGGAGAAGGTCAATTACGGTCTTGGCGAAGGTTATTATCACAAACTTCTCAGAATAATTAACGGCGCGTTAAATACTTGGGCGCAATATTATATCGACGGTCTGAGTGTTGCCCGTAGGGATATCATGTTCAAGATAAACGGCACCGCCAAGAAAAACATGAAGCTCTTGAAGGAGGGATGCTACTGTCATTACCATCCGCACATTACGGCGGATGCGTGCAACGCCGACTTTCTCAAAAAAGTC atgtcGGATGACGATAGAATGTCTCTCACGACTGCAGtcagcgacgacgacgatggtgaAAGCGTTATAAATTCGCCCTATCGAGGAAAACAAACTGGAACTGCTGCGGCTTCGTTCAATTGCACCGGTGCTGTTAGGAAAGCAgg TTTCCTCAGCGTGAAGAAATGGTTGTTACGTAAGAAGCATCAAATTGAGCTTGCAAGGAAAAGAGGCTGGAAGGGTTACTGGGTCTGTCTGAAAGGGACCACGCTTCTTTTCTACCCTTGCGATTCGCAAGAAAGTAGAGCCATGGAAGCGGCACCTAAGCATTTAATTATCGTCGATGGTGCTATTATGCAGCCAATTCCGGAGCACCCGAAGAGGGACTACATATTTTGCCTGAGCACCGCTTTCGGCGATGCTTATCTTTTTCAG GCGCCGTGTCAAGTAGAACTCGAAAACTGGGTGAATAGCATACATTCTGCCTGTGCAGCCGCATTCGCTCGTCATCGTGGTAAGACCGGGACTTTACATCTTCTTCAGGAGGAGATCTTTCGTTTGGAGAAGGCGATAGAATCG GATCACAAGATGAAACACATGGCCGATCTTCAGCAATCCGTCGTGTCCGACGTCGAGACGAAGCAGCAGATCAACAATCAAATAGTACAGTGGGAAGAAAATCTGGAACGCCTTCATTGCGAGCAATTCCGTTTGAGATGTTATATGGCCAGTTTGCAGAGCGGGGAATTACCTAATCCGAAG AGTCTACTGACACACGTATCTCGCGCGACGAAGCAGACGTTGAACAAATTGGGTGTCTTCACCGTGTCGTCCTTCCATGCATTCATTTGCGCACGAAGTCCCTCATTATTGAACAATTTGTTAGCCGGCCGTGGCGCTACCAAGAGAAGACCACCACTTTTATCTAGGTCGAACAGCGGATCTAGCCGAAGGTCACTCCAAATATCCTCtagagacgaagagaagacTGTAAAGGTGTCCGTGCCGGATAATCAG CTCGTTTCGGTTTTTCTACGCGATGCTATGACGGTAGAAGAATTTTTAGCGAGCGCTTGCAACAGGAAGAATCTCAATCCGATGGAGCACTTCGTGCGGGTGAAGAAACGACGTGACATGGAGGACCATAATTATTTTGTACCGCATAGAACCGATCTGATCGAAACTTAC TTGCATACGCACGAGATCGTTGAGGTCTGCGCAAAGATCTTGTATCAGGTGGAATTGCAAAGAAACACTTTGGAACAAATGTGGGGCTTCTCCGTGGAGGCCGAACTCATCGAAAATTCTGATCGACAGGACGAGCTTTGCTGCTACGTTAGCAGAGTCGAAGATAAAAGTGTGGCCATGCAGAACG GCATTATTAAGGGCGACGAGATCATGGTGATCAACGGTGCGATAGTAAGTGACTTGGATATGATGTATTTGGAAAGCGTTCTTCAAGAAGAAGTCGGTCTCTGTATGATGATGAGATCCTCGAGAACCGAACCACCGGATCTTACCGGAATCATGAGAGTCACCGATGACATCATCGAAAGTCTGGTTTGTCCTCCTCCACCTTCCGATCCGCCAGTCATAAGCGAGGAAATGATATCCGGCCTGATAGTACCAGCTCCCGGATGGA GCAAAGAAAGTCTCATGCAAGAGTGTACGACGACCTCGCACATAGAAAATGGTAAGCAAACGTCGAGAACGAATTCTTTCgagattgaaaatttattaaaaacggCGGAACAAGTAACGGGTATTTGCCGATCGCCCGGTGAGACCAGGAAGTCGAGTCCCACCGGAAGCGTCGTGAGTTCTCATTCGCAAGCGTTAACACCAAGTAGACAGCTGAGCGACGCTGAAAAACTAAAGAAAGTGATATTAGAACTGATCGAGACTGAACGAACTTATGTAAAG AATTTAAACAATTTGCTGGAAAACTATTTAGAGCCCCTTAAACGCGAGACCTTCCTATCGAATGCCGAGATAAATGCACTTTTTGGAAATATTCAGGAGATAGTCACGTTTCAACGACAGTTCCTGCAAAATCTTGATCACGCAATTGAGATGGAGGCGGACTTTAACAGCTTTGATCATCCCAGTCAATTTAAG GGTGTTCTGTTTTCCATTGGAAGTGCCTTCTTATATTACGTAAATCACTTCAAGCTGTACAGCTCGTTTTGCGCCAGCCATTCGAAGGCCCAAAAAGTTTTACATCCAA ACGAAGGAAATCAAGCTTTACAAGAGTTTCTGCAAGCGAGAAATCCGCGTCAGCAGCACTCGTCGACATTGGAATCGTACTTGATAAAACCCATTCAAAGAATACTCAAGTATCCGTTGCTTTTGCAACAACTTAGAAATCTCACAGACGAGCGAAGCGAAGAGCATCAACATTTGATAG AGGCCCTTAAAGGTATGGAGAAAGTCGCGGAGCATATTAACGAAATGCAAAGGATTCACGAGGAATACGGAGCTATTTTCGATCATCTCTTCAGGCAACATCAAAAATCCTGCAAACAG CCGATCGATTTGAGTCCTGGAGATCTTTTGTATTATGGCGGCGTCGAGTGGCTAAATATTTCGGACTTTCttggaaagataaagaaaggcTTGGAATTGCACGCCATGTGTTTCGTTTTCAAATCCGCTGTCGTGTTCCTGTGTAAGGAGAGAttaagacaaaagaaaaagctcaTG GGAGTTTCCACGAAAGCGAATTCCAGCGAGGTAGAAATAATCCGCTATCAAGTTTTGATTCCTGTCACCGAAGTTCAAGTAAGAGCCAGTTCCGCGAAAGATATGGAATCGCATTTCCTATGGGAATTGATACATCTCAGAAGTCAATTACAGAGAAGATCGGAAAAAGTATATGTACTTTCCAACAG TACGACGGAATTTAGAAATGCGTTCCTAAAAACGATTCGACAAATCATACGAGAATCGGTCCGAAATATGAGCATTCCTTCGACGAAACAAAATCTGAACCAACCACCGATGACGATCGCACCTCGAATGTCGACTGGCCAcgtagaaaaatttgaaaagcaAGCGGTTCAGGTACAAGGTCAAAATGGTAATGGTAACACGATAGTAACTACGGGAACGTTGTCGAAAAAAGCTATAAAACAACAATTGTTGAGCAATTCGCACAATGCCAAGCGAAAGTACAGTCATTCTAAACAATCTGTGGAGCATGAGAGTTCGGAAGACAAGGATATGGAGGAACCAGTTATAAGTCAACAACAGATAATCTTTCGTACGAGAAGCAAGACCATAAGCGATACTTCAG GTGAAGTAAAAGTTGAAATGGACTCGGGCACAAAATCGGAAGGGGAGGAAGACTCTCAAGCTTTTTTAGGCGAGAAGAAGACTAATCTGGGCCGTACACCGAATCATTTAACACTGAGCACTACTTCGACCATTTCCGCAGGAAGTACTGGCAGCCAAGCCAGGCTCATTCAGTCTTCTCACCAGCCAGAGAATTATCAACCCATTACAGTAAAAGAGCTTG GTTCGCCAATTTGGAAGCCCCGAGAATTACCGTCGCTCGGCGAGGCGACGACGTTACCAAGAAAGGGTAAGTCGGCCAGCGAGTTCACGGACATGACCTCGAGCCACAGCGCCTCACGGAAATCTCTCATAGAGATCAGCAATTGTGCTCAACaatctaattttaataatcacgTTTAA